The window GCGGCGGGCTCGGCGGGATCGCCCTGGCAGCGCTGCTGGCGGGCCAGCGCGAGGCGGTCGCCGACGGTGGCGCCGGGCTGCATCCGGCCTGCATCCATCCGCCGCGCGTGAAGCGCGTGGTGCAGCTGTTCATGGCCGGGGCCGCCAGCCACATCGACCTCTTCGACCACAAACCGGAGCTCGTCAGGCGCCATGGGCAGCCGAGCGATTTCGGCGAGGCGGTCGAGGCGTTTCAGGACGGCCTCGGCCCGTGGCTCAAGCCGGTATGGGAGTTCGCCCCCTACGGTGGCTGCGGCAAATTGCTGTCGGACGTGGTCGCTCCCCTCGGCGCGGTCGTCGACCGGATGGCGTTCATCCACGACATGGTGAGCTCGTCGGGGGTCCACTCGGCGGCCACGCTCCTCCAGACGACCGGCTTCGTCCTCCCCGGGTTTCCCGGCGCCGGCTGCTGGGTGAGCTACGCCCTCGGCTCGCTCAACGACAACCTCCCGACGTTCGTCGTCCTCCCCGACCATCGCGGCTATGCCTCCAACGGCGTGAAGAACTGGGACGCCGGGTTCCTCCCCGCGCGCTACTCGGGCACTGTCGTGCAGCCGGCGGCCGCCGATCCGGTCGCCGACCTGCGGCCCCACGCCGCCGGCCCGTTCGTCACGGCGAGTGCCGACGCCGCCACGCGCGACGTTCTCGCCCGGCTCAACCGCCGTCATGAAGAAGCCCGGCCGGGAGACTCACGGCTCGAGGCGCGGATCCGGTCGTACGAGTTGGCGGCGCGGATGCAGCTGGCGGCGCCCGAGGCGCTCGACATCGCCGCGGAGCCGGCCCATGTCCGCGCCCTGTATGGCGTCCAACCCGAGCGCGGCGCCTGGCCGGCCGAGATCAACGCCGAAGAGGAGACGCACCACTTCGGCCTCCGCTGCCTGGCGGCCCGGCGGCTGCTCGAGCGGGGCGTCCGCTTCGTGCAGGTCTGGAGCGGCAACGACAACGGCTTTCCACGGCGCAACTGGGATTCGCACGAGGACGTCGCCCGCGACCACGGGCCGCTCGCCCTCGGCATGGCGCGCGGGGCCGCCGCGCTGATCCAGGATCTCGACCGGCGCGGCATGCTCGACGACACGCTCGTGCTGTGGACGACGGAATTCGGCCGGATGCCGAGCTCGCAGGGCGGCCGGGGGCGCGACCACAATCCCTACGTGTTCACCACCTGGCTGTGCGGCGGCGGGATCAAGGGGGGCGTGACGAGCGGGTTGAGCGACCAGTGGGGCTACAAGCCGCTCGACCGCGACGATCCGACGACCGTGCACGATGTCCACGCCACCGTGCTGCGGCTGTTGGGGATCGAACACACCAAGCTCACCTGGCGCAACAACGGCATCGACCGGCGTCTGACCGACGTCCACGGCCACGTCCTCACCGACATCCTCGCCTGAGTGGACTCGATGAGCCGGCAGGCCCGCGGCCGGTCGGGGCCACGGAGGGCTTTGTCCACGGTCATCCCCGGGGCCGTGGGGCTTGCCCGATTGGCCGTGTCACCGCCGCGTCATCCGGCCAGGCCGCGCCGGATCGCGAATTGGGCGGTCGACAGGCAGGCGATCTCCCCGCCGGCATGGATCCGGCATTCGACGACGCCGCTGCGTTCGGAGAGCCGCACGACCTCGGCCTTGGCGGTGACCATGCCGATGGCGGGCTCGAGGTAGCGGATGTGGAGGTCCGATGTCGCGAACGGCATGCGCCCCTCGAACGCGGTGCTCAACGCCAGGGCGCTGGCGAGGTCGGCCAGCGCCGCCAGAACGCCGCCGTTGACGTGGCCGCGCGGCCCGTTGGTCACCGCCGGCGTGGCAGGGAGGCTGACCTCCGCCCGGCCCGGCTCGAGCGCCTCGATCGCCAGCCCCCAGGCCGCGATCAATGGCCAGTCCTGAAACCGGGCGCGCAGCCGGTCGGCCAGATCGGCAGGGACGGTCTCGGGAAGGGGGCGCGTTGCCACGGTTGGTCCTCCGTCGTCAGGCCGGATGCCCGGGTGTCGTCGATCCGCCCGGCTGCGGGCTACTCGGCCGCGGGCCGGGGAGGGGAAGTCGTGAGGAGGGAAGGGAAATCGTGCCGTCGCGCGTCGGCTTGGTGCGAACCGCGACCAACCCACGCTCCCACGGCCGTGAGCCTAGCCGGAGTCGACGGGGAGGCGAAGCGATGCACGACGGGAGCGGTGTCACCGCCGGCGTTTTGCCCGGCCCTTGCGCGCTGCCGCCATCGCCCCGAAGCGCCGCTTCCGTTCCGCCGTGAACTCCCACCAGGGCCGAGGTTCGCCACCGGCCATGAATCCCGTCACCGACATGAACACGTCGAGGACGCACGGGTCGTGCCGCGTGCGTGTCGCTTTGCACAGGGCTTCGTACAGGGCGAGCGGGTCGCGCCCCTCGAGGTCGGCCGGCGACCTGATCCCGAGCCGCTCGAAATCACGCGCCATGGCCGGCCCGACGTTCGGCAGGTCGGTGAGGCGGGTGACGGCGCTGCGGCGCACCTTGGCCGGATTCATCGGAGGCTCCCGTGTGGCGATGCACAGGCGTCACCGAGTCGGTCAGCGTGTGCCGGTGTCTTCGGTCGGTGCATCGCTCGGGGACGATCTCGGGGAAGTGTAGATCTCCGGGCGATGGATCTCCATGTACGCCTCCGGCTTGGCCGGCGAGCGGAATCCGAGCTGGAGCCTGCCATCAGCGTCGGTCCTCCTGTTCGGGACGAATCCTGAAAAAGCGATCCGCCGCGGGATGCGGCCGATGGCGGCCTGGGAAACCCTCGGCGTTTCCCGCGGTCGCCACAGTGGACACTCGCCTCAGATGGCTTTGTCCACGGACCGTTAGCCGTGGAAAAAGCCCTCCCTGAATGCGACCGGTCGTACATCAGCGACGGCTCGCCGCCACTCGGCCGAGTCGGCCCTACTTGAGCGCCGTCTTCCGTACGGGGAAATCCTTCCAGGAGGCGCCCGTGCCGCGGTGCAGCACCGTGTCGGTGGCGTGGATCTCGAACGGCGTCAGGAGCGGCTGCGCGCGGGACGACTCGTAGAGCGGTGCGAACGGCCGCGTGATGCACTCCTCGAACAACGCCTCGAAGCTGTCGATCGCGAAGGAGGTAGCCTGGAAATCGTCGAT is drawn from Planctomycetota bacterium and contains these coding sequences:
- a CDS encoding DUF1501 domain-containing protein: MPRRRFRNDSPFHRAAGPEAVSRRDWLAGSGGGLGGIALAALLAGQREAVADGGAGLHPACIHPPRVKRVVQLFMAGAASHIDLFDHKPELVRRHGQPSDFGEAVEAFQDGLGPWLKPVWEFAPYGGCGKLLSDVVAPLGAVVDRMAFIHDMVSSSGVHSAATLLQTTGFVLPGFPGAGCWVSYALGSLNDNLPTFVVLPDHRGYASNGVKNWDAGFLPARYSGTVVQPAAADPVADLRPHAAGPFVTASADAATRDVLARLNRRHEEARPGDSRLEARIRSYELAARMQLAAPEALDIAAEPAHVRALYGVQPERGAWPAEINAEEETHHFGLRCLAARRLLERGVRFVQVWSGNDNGFPRRNWDSHEDVARDHGPLALGMARGAAALIQDLDRRGMLDDTLVLWTTEFGRMPSSQGGRGRDHNPYVFTTWLCGGGIKGGVTSGLSDQWGYKPLDRDDPTTVHDVHATVLRLLGIEHTKLTWRNNGIDRRLTDVHGHVLTDILA
- a CDS encoding PaaI family thioesterase, with the protein product MGWSRFAPSRRATARFPFPPHDFPSPARGRVARSRADRRHPGIRPDDGGPTVATRPLPETVPADLADRLRARFQDWPLIAAWGLAIEALEPGRAEVSLPATPAVTNGPRGHVNGGVLAALADLASALALSTAFEGRMPFATSDLHIRYLEPAIGMVTAKAEVVRLSERSGVVECRIHAGGEIACLSTAQFAIRRGLAG
- a CDS encoding mitomycin resistance protein; translation: MNPAKVRRSAVTRLTDLPNVGPAMARDFERLGIRSPADLEGRDPLALYEALCKATRTRHDPCVLDVFMSVTGFMAGGEPRPWWEFTAERKRRFGAMAAARKGRAKRRR